The following are from one region of the Dehalococcoidales bacterium genome:
- a CDS encoding translation elongation factor-like protein, translating to MKEKEVGTVSDFFAHVVVAGIMLTGALRVGDNIRIKGHTTDLEIPVTSMQIDNKDVAVAKKGQSVGIKVPERVRPGDTVYKVT from the coding sequence ATGAAGGAAAAAGAGGTAGGCACGGTAAGCGATTTCTTTGCCCACGTGGTGGTGGCCGGCATAATGCTGACCGGCGCGCTCAGGGTAGGGGACAATATCCGCATCAAGGGGCATACCACGGACCTTGAGATTCCCGTGACCTCGATGCAAATCGACAACAAGGATGTCGCCGTGGCTAAAAAGGGACAATCGGTAGGCATCAAGGTGCCGGAGCGCGTCCGCCCGGGAGATACGGTCTATAAGGTAACGTAA
- the ribE gene encoding 6,7-dimethyl-8-ribityllumazine synthase — protein sequence MSKKYEGNLIGKGLKFGVVVSRFNEFFSGKLLEGATDALLRHGVAETDVEVAWTPGSFEIPLIAQKMAETKKYDAVICLGAVIRGGTPHFDYIAAEVSKGIASVGLHTGVPVIFGVITTDTLEQAIERSGTKSGNKGFDAAVSAIEMANLVKSIG from the coding sequence ATGAGCAAGAAATACGAAGGCAACCTAATCGGCAAAGGGCTGAAGTTCGGGGTGGTGGTATCGCGTTTCAACGAGTTCTTCAGCGGCAAGCTGCTGGAAGGGGCGACGGACGCCCTGCTGCGCCACGGGGTGGCGGAAACGGACGTGGAAGTGGCCTGGACGCCCGGCTCGTTCGAGATTCCGCTTATCGCCCAGAAAATGGCGGAAACCAAGAAATACGACGCGGTCATCTGCCTGGGGGCGGTGATAAGGGGCGGCACGCCGCACTTCGACTACATCGCGGCCGAGGTGAGCAAGGGCATCGCCAGCGTGGGGCTGCACACCGGGGTGCCGGTCATCTTCGGGGTAATCACCACCGATACGCTGGAGCAGGCTATCGAGCGCAGCGGGACGAAGAGCGGCAACAAGGGCTTCGACGCGGCGGTAAGCGCCATAGAGATGGCGAATTTGGTGAAGAGTATAGGTTAG